A single Apostichopus japonicus isolate 1M-3 chromosome 11, ASM3797524v1, whole genome shotgun sequence DNA region contains:
- the LOC139976476 gene encoding hyaluronidase-1-like codes for MVKSPTSTFALLIFILEIVVSDSHFREGHFRDESNAISKSFVGPLDPTKSLQTVEEEDVFANVVPKMEEIAFSAYWNLPTYECLDKFGIDLQLGKFGITSNANGSKTGDALVLFSQLVFGVYPHFDKYTKVPVNGGLPQLGNLTQHLEKAAQDIVSAIPNANFSGLAIIDWELWHPSWDQNLLAGIIYCHKSLDLVQKNHPDWSSDQVELVARIEFEEAARSYLESTLSLVKRLRPGARLGFYHYPACYNRYTESNACNPKAILTNDKLKWLFADCTALYPSIYLYGSRSDYHTYVESNIKEALRVRKISNVSQVPIFAYSRFNYSHSGLYYTKADLNNTILQAAELGTNGVIFWGDHNDTHSLQSCLQLESYLNTFLGPFVKEVVDAASLCSKVTCSGHGRCIGDIIGCSTSGAGKSSDSKVNNAYKHGTQCTCSCYEGWQSPSCAEQPTIRER; via the exons ATGGTGAAATCACCGACAAGTACATTCGctcttttaatttttattcttgAGATCGTAGTTAGTGACTCGCACTTCCGTGAGGGCCACTTCCGCGATGAATCAAATGCAATTTCGAAAAGTTTTGTAGGTCCACTAGATCCAACAAAGTCACTCCAAACCGTAGAAGAGGAGGACGTTTTTGCGAATGTGGTGCCTAAAATGGAAGAAATTGCATTCTCTGCATATTGGAACCTTCCTACTTACGAATGCCTAGACAAATTTGGTATTGATCTCCAGTTAGGAAAGTTTGGCATCACCTCGAATGCAAATGGGAGCAAAACAGGGGATGCCCTGGTCCTGTTTAGCCAATTAGTATTTGGTGTTTATCCCCACTTTGACAAATATACAAAGGTGCCAGTAAATGGTGGATTACCTCAG CTTGGAAATTTAACACAACATTTAGAAAAGGCTGCACAAGACATCGTTTCTGCCATCCCAAATGCAAACTTTTCTGGACTTGCTATTATTGACTGGGAGCTGTGGCATCCATCATGGGATCAAAACCTGTTGGCTGGGATAATCTATTGTCATAAATCCCTGGATTTGGTGCAGAAGAATCATCCGGACTGGAGCTCTGATCAGGTAGAATTGGTTGCCAGAATAGAATTTGAGGAAGCGGCTAGATCCTACTTGGAGAGTACGCTATCATTGGTTAAACGACTTAGACCAGGAGCCAGATTGGGATTTTATCACTATCCTGCCTGCTATAACAGATACACAGAAAGCAACGCTTGTAATCCAAAGGCTATTCTAACCAATGACAAACTCAAATGGCTCTTTGCAGATTGTACTGCACTTTACCCATCTATCTACTTGTATGGGTCTAGGAGTGACTACCATACCTACGTTGAGAGTAACATAAAGGAAGCCTTGCGTGTTCGAAAAATATCCAACGTCTCCCAAGTACCAATCTTTGCCTACTCTAGATTTAACTATTCTCACAGTGGATTGTACTACACAAAG GCTGATTTGAATAATACCATCCTCCAGGCAGCAGAGCTGGGAACCAATGGCGTCATCTTCTGGGGCGACCACAACGACACCCACAGTCTGCAGTCATGCCTGCAACTTGAGAGCTACCTAAATACATTCTTGGGCCCATTTGTCAAAGAAGTGGTTGATGCTGCCTCACTATGCAGCAAGGTGACTTGCTCAGGGCATGGAAGATGCATTGGTGATATTATTGGGTGTTCCACATCTGGGGCAGGGAAGAGCTCTGACAGTAAAGTGAATAATGCCTACAAACATGGAACACAGTGTACATGTTCATGTTATGAAGGATGGCAGAGCCCATCATGTGCTGAACAACCAACTATTCGAGAACGGTAG
- the LOC139976477 gene encoding hyaluronidase-1-like: MGINIILRMTIVFVMTSVLETVQIHNQPHQADNSNQAEYDYAASWRPAKYNWKSPFTAFWNVPSYACSHLFNISLHLDEYGIVANKGENFTGDKVVIFYDDELGYYPYFNKSSQPINGGLPQTSDLLAHLEKATDDVLLTIPDPAFNGIGILDWEAWRPQWAQNFDTREIYRKQSKKLVQERHPKWSDEMIELVALIEYEQAAKYFMDSTLRLVKELRPHAKWGFYHFPYCNNGKEPQRACSPGVEASNENITWLFDSSTALYPSIYLHGQETEMRDYVNGVVTEALRVRKLSNNKFADIFPYTRYLYSHSELFFTKEDLNATILQSAQMGCSGVVFWGSNNDTHTAESCSQLQSYLQVSLGPWVKRVTDAASLCSLNICSANGRCVGDILTCASSWQKLEGMGTHEKEMLGMRDNRGQQSLFACTCDCYEGWSGTSCSISG; the protein is encoded by the exons ATGGGTATTAACATAATCCTCCGAATGACGATCGTCTTTGTAATGACGTCGGTTTTAGAAACAGTGCAAATACACAATCAGCCTCATCAGGCGGATAATTCGAATCAGGCAGAGTACGACTATGCGGCCTCCTGGCGACCAGCTAAATACAACTGGAAATCTCCTTTTACTGCATTTTGGAACGTACCCAGCTACGCTTGTTCTCACCTTTTCAACATCAGTCTGCATTTAGATGAGTATGGCATAGTAGCAAATAAAGGTGAAAACTTCACTGGTGATAAAGTGGTCATTTTCTACGATGATGAACTTGGTTACTACCCATATTTCAACAAAAGCTCACAGCCCATCAATGGAGGTTTACCACAG ACTTCTGATTTGTTAGCTCATCTAGAAAAAGCCACCGATGATGTTTTGTTGACGATCCCTGATCCAGCATTCAACGGGATCGGTATTCTCGACTGGGAAGCTTGGCGCCCGCAGTGGGCACAAAATTTTGATACTAGAGAAATCTACCGCAAGCAATCTAAAAAACTGGTTCAAGAGAGGCACCCTAAATGGAGCGATGAAATGATTGAGCTTGTCGCCCTCATCGAGTATGAACAAGCCGCAAAATATTTCATGGACAGTACTCTACGTCTGGTCAAAGAACTGAGACCTCATGCAAAGTGGGGTTTCTATCATTTTCCCTATTGTAACAACGGCAAAGAACCACAAAGAGCCTGCAGTCCAGGAGTGGAAGCATCGAATGAAAACATCACTTGGTTGTTTGATTCATCTACTGCCCTATATCCTTCTATATATCTTCATGGACAAGAGACAGAGATGCGAGACTATGTTAATGGAGTCGTAACAGAGGCCCTTCGTGTCCGAAAGCTGTCAAATAATAAGTTTGCTGACATATTTCCTTACACAAGATACCTCTATTCTCACAGTGAGCTCTTCTTTACAAAg GAAGACTTGAATGCAACCATCCTACAGTCTGCCCAGATGGGGTGCAGTGGTGTCGTCTTTTGGGGATCCAATAATGATACACACACTGCTGAATCCTGTTCGCAACTTCAAAGTTATCTGCAAGTGTCTTTAGGACCTTGGGTTAAGAGGGTGACCGATGCTGCATCACTGTGCAGTCTCAACATCTGCTCAGCAAATGGACGGTGCGTTGGTGACATTCTGACCTGTGCCTCTTCCTGGCAGAAGTTGGAAGGAATGGGGACACATGAGAAGGAAATGTTAGGGATGAGAGATAATCGGGGACAACAGTCATTATTTGCATGTACTTGTGACTGCTATGAAGGATGGAGTGGTACCTCCTGTAGCATATCAGGATAG